GGCAGGACTTTTTGTTTGCATTCAATTCAACATGCCGCATTCATAACAAGCACCTTTCCCTGAATGATGCACAGCGGTAAAGAAGCCTGCACTTTTCTCCCTGCGCTACATTATATAAGCGAAATCTTATCTTTGAAGAACCGAAATCAACTAACGCGACATGAAAAAACTGCTTTTTGCTGTGGTTGCCGTTGCTTTTTTGCAAAGCTGCTCTGGCGATACCAAAACAACAACCGAAGATGTAGTACCTGCCGGACAAACGGCTTTGGATCTTACGCCGCAGGGCTTTCCGCTTAAACTGAATATTCCTGATTCGACCTTTGGCGTGGCTGAGGTAATGGAAAATGCAGGCGGTATTGAAATAAAAATAGGCAGCAAGTTTGATCTTGTGCTAAACACTGCGGCACCCGAAGATCTTGATATGAAGCAGCAGAAAGCACTTGCACAGGCTGCAATGGATGGAGCTACTGTTAGTTTTCTTACCGACAGCGATTCGCTGCTGGTGTGGGAAACAAAATTCTTCGACCTGAAGCCTTCGCGTCATTTTTACCTCATCAAAAAAATAGGCAACGACAGCTACATTATCCGCGACAACATTCAGAACGCCGAGAACCAGTTTGAAGCAGCCGAAATTACCCGCATGCAGGATGCTGCCAAAACGCTGCGTGCAAAACCTGCTGCCGCACCGAAAGCTTAGTCCGACATACTTAATTGAAAAACGGGAGCAGATTGAACATCTGCTCCCGTTTCGTTTTTATTCAACCAGCCGATCAGCTTTCGGCGGCCATTTTCTTCTTCATACGATCACGTTCGTTGGGGTCGAGGTAAATCTTACGGATGCGGATGGATTGCGGCGTGATTTCCACGTACTCGTCGCCCTGGATGTATTCCATTGCTTCTTCAAGCGAGTGCTTGATGGCGGGCGCAATGCTCACTTTATCATCGCTGCCTGAGGCGCGCATGTTGGTGAGTTTTTTCTCGGTTACCAGATTCACCACCAGATCATCCGGACGAATATGCTCGCCAATTACCTGCCCGCCGTAAATTTCTTCGCCGGGCGATACAAAGAACGCACCACGATCCTGCAGCTTGTCGATTGAATAAGCCACAGCCGCGCCTTTATCTTTCGCAATCAGTACACCGGCAATGCGTCCGGGAATGGGGCCTTTCCACGGCTCAAATGCTTTGAAGCGGTGTGCCATTATGGCTTCGCCGGCGGTTGCGGTGAGTACGTTGTTGCGCAAACCCATCAGCCCGCGTGAAGGGATTTCGAATTCCATGTGAATAAGATCGCCCTTGGGTTCCATTACCAGCATTTCGCCTTTGCGCTGGCTCACGAGCTCAATTACTTTGCCCGATGTTTCTTCGGGTACGTCAACCGTAAGTGTTTCTACAGGCTCATGTTTTACACCGTCAATTTCGCGGATGATCACCTGCGGCTGGCCCACCTGCAATTCATAACCTTCGCGGCGCATGGTTTCGATAAGGATAGACAGGTGCAGAATGCCACGGCCGAACACAAGGTAAGAATCGGGCGAATCAGTTTCCTGAATGCGCATGGCAAGGTTCTTTTCAAGTTCCTTGTACAAACGGTCGCGAAGGTGGCGCGAAGTCACAAACTTGCCTTCTTTACCGAAGAACGGTGAGTTGTTGATGGTAAACAACATGCTCATGGTAGGCTCGTCGATGGAAATTGCGGGAAGTCCTTCGGGATTTTCGAAATCAGCAATCGTATCGCCAATTTCAAAACCATCAATACCGGTAACAGCTACAATATCGCCTGCTTTTACAATATCGGTTTTCTTTTTGCCGAGACCGTCAAACACAAACACTTCCTTAATGCGTGTTTTTACCAGCGTTCCGTCGCGTTTAACGAGCGTAACCGGCGTATTCTCGCGCACTTCGCCACGGAATACACGGCCTACTGCAATACGTCCGATAAACGTAGAGAAGTCGAGCGAAGTGATTTGCAGCTGCAGTGTTCCTTCGTGCTGCGGTGCATTGGGGAAATAATCGAGAATGGTATCGAGCAGCGGACTGATGTCTTCGCCCGGTGTTTTCCAGTCGTGTCCCATCCAGCCGTGCTTTGAAGAACCATAAATGGTGCGGAACTCAAGCTGTTCTTCGGTAGCGTTGAGGTTAAAGAACAGATCGAAAACCTGATCGTGCACTTCATCCGGGCGGCAGTTGGGCTTGTCAACTTTATTGATTACCAGAATTGCTTTTTTGCCCATTTGCAGGGCTTTCTGAAGCACGAAACGGGTTTGCGGCATTGCACCTTCAAACGCATCTACCAGAAGCAGCACGCCGTCGGCCATGTTGAGCACGCGCTCTACTTCACCGCCAAAGTCGGCGTGGCCAGGGGTGTCAATGATGTTGATCTTCACACCTTTGTAAACCACCGATACGTTTTTGGCGAGAATGGTAATTCCGCGCTCGCGTTCGAGGTCGTTGTTGTCAAGAATAAGTTCGCCTGAGTCCTGATTCTCACGGAAGAGTTTTCCCTGAAGAAGCATTTTGTCAACCAGCGTGGTTTTGCCATGGTCAACGTGAGCGATGATGGCGATGTTGCGGATTTGCTGCATGATCTGTTTTCAAAAAGAGGTGCAAAGGTACGGCTTTTTGGGCAGGCAGCGTTAATTGGCTGTTAAGCAATATGCAAAAGGCCGTATTTACTCGCTTACACGCCATCTTACACCCGGCATCACCACAAAAACCACCGGAATTCCGGGCAGCACATTGGTAGAAATATCCATGTGGCTGTTTATCGGATAATTATGTTCCAACTCGCCGCCATGCCACACAAACTTGGTTTGCCAGCGCTTGTTTGCCGATTCTTTAAAGATACCCTGCTCCACATAACCATCCATGTTTTTCCAGGTGCGGCGGTAATAGAAAAACGGGCCCATGCCAATGGTTCCCTCTCCCAGCTTGCCCAGCGGCATTTGTGTGCGTAGCGTGAGAATGCTGGCTCCGGCAAACTTTCCGCCGCAGTCCGACAAAACAGCTTGCCCAAACTTTACCGCTATATAAGGATGAAAACGATACTCGCACGTAAGTGCAATGCCGTAATTCATTACGAAATGCCCCTTTTTGTCGATACGTCCTTTATATAATTGCGGGTGCGGCGATTTTTTGGGGTGAATGGAAAGACCGATCAGTTTAACGCCTACATACCACTGTGCCGAAAGTGCCGGAGTGAAGAGAATTCCGATAAGTAAGGAAAAGCACCGGCATTTTTTCATTGCGCATCAAATTTAGAGTAATCATTCTGTTCTTCCGTCATTCATTTCATGCAGCCAAACGCGCGATTGGCTATGTGTGGGAGGATTTTTTCAAATAACGGCATTTTTAGTATTTAAAAAACTGCTAATCAAGCTATAACTATAATTATCGCAATAAAATAATTAATCATTTCAGCGCATTATTGTTGATCAAAGCAAGCAATAATTGGCCAGATGCTTCTACAAAAAAGTAAGCAATTTGCTTTTCTGGATCCAATAGCTGAAATTTGCATGTAGCTACATATAATTAATTCGCCGGCATCATGCACCGCAAACATTTTTTACGTTTAATGGGAATGCTGCCCTTAACAGGAGCCGCCATGCAGTTACAGGATTTACGTCGGTTTTCCGACACACTTTCGGCCACCGACCCGATGCCGGTGTTGTTTGTAGGGCACGGCAGCCCGATGAACGCGATTGATGACAATGTGTTTTCGCGCGAGATGAAAGCAATGGGGCAGAAAGTGCCCCGGCCGAAAGCCATATTAATGGTATCGGCGCATTGGGAAACCAAAGGCACGTTTGTAACTGCGCAGGCCATGCCGCCTACCATTCACGATTTTGGCGGTTTTCCCCAGGCCTTGTTTGATGTGCAGTATCCGGCCCCAGGCAGCAAGTGGCTGGTTGATGAAACCAAAGCCGCAGTGAAAAAAACAACCGTGGCTGATAGTCATGAATGGGGCTTTGATCATGGCTGCTGGAGTGTAACGCGCAACATGTTTCCGGGTGCCGATATTCCGATCATACAAATCAGCCTCGATTACAGCCAGCCGCCGCAGTATCATTACGACTTAGCTAAAGAGCTGGCCGTGCTGCGGCGAAAAGGCGTGCTCATTGTAAGCAGCGGCAACATGGTGCATAACCTCGGCCGACTGGTAATTCCGGCTAACGGCGATTTAAATGCGCCCTACGGCCTCGACTGGGCGCTTGAGGCACGAAGCCTTTTCAAAAAACACATCGAAAGCGGCAATCATCAGGCACTTATTGGTTATAAATCGCTTGGACAGGCAGTACAACTTTCGGTGCCTACGCCGGAACATTACCTGCCGCTGCTTTACACACTTGCACTGCAGGAAAAAACCGATCAGCTTTCGTTCTTCAACGATGTGGCTGTGGCCGGGTCACTTACTATGACTTCGGTGCTTATTGGTAAAGTGTAGCTTCTGCAATCCGGTGACTGAGTTGTGATGTTTGCAGAACTTGTCTCGGTGGCTGAGCTTGTCTCGGTGGCTGAGCTTGTCGCGGTGGCTGAGCTTGTCGCGGTGGCTGAGCTTGTCGAAGCCACCGCAAACAAATGTCTCCGCATTACTCCTCCGGCTGCGCATACCATTTTCTCATCATCCGTCCGTACAACAACAGCAACAAGCCCAGCAGCAATGCAAGTCCGCCACATTGCGCCAGCGCGTAGTGGAAACTTTCGTTTTTAAACAATACATCGTGCGGCGAGTTGAAATTGTCGGGATAGTTATTGTGCAAGTACCGGTAATACAACCCCACACCAATAAGCGGAATAAAGAACACACTGTACACACTCAGCTGTAGCGTAATGCCATGCCACAACGAGCGTTTGCGCGCGCCAAACAGCCCAAGCGAAAACACATGAAAAGCAACAATATAAACCAGTATCGTAATCAGCACACTTTCTGTGCGTGCATTGAATAATGCAAGCCCAACGCCTGTGGTAACCGCCAGCACAGTGCCCGCCAGAAATGTGGCCGCAAATGTTTTGAGCGAACTGTGGCGGAACATGAGAAGAATAAGTGACAAAGCCAGCGAGACGTAAGCAAGTACAAGGCAATTTGTAAAAAGAAAATTGCTCCGCTCGTACCGATACATCCGACGCTCAATGTTTTCGATGGCGTTGTCGATAGCGGAAAGATTGTAGCGGTAATCGAAAAGGTAGCTGTCAAAAATATCTTCCTGATATTCGTTAAGCGGGGGAACATATAGTGAATCAGTACGTTTTCTGTAGTTGCTTTCCGGCCCGTAGTCGTTTCTAATGGGTATGCCGGCAAATTTCAGGCTTAGCTTATTCAGCGTACTCAATGCTTCGGTTTCGCTCACTGTTTTCTTCTTGTAAATGAGGTGGTATAACTGATAGGCAGTAAGCGGACGAACTGAGGAGTAATCGGGCGACTGGTTTTCGGATACATACATAATATTGAACCACCTGTAGTGAACCAGTCCGCTATCGCCGAGTAATACAAGCGTATCTTCGCGTTGAAGCCATCCGTCTTTATTGTCAACTGGTTCCCATGTTACATTTGTTCGGTAGCGCGACTGCACATCAATGACAGTATCATTTAGCGTATCCCCCACAAGCATATTGTTGTTGCGGTAATGTTCATTTTGAATCACTTTTTTTCTTGCCTCAGTTTCGGAAGCAACAAAAATTACGGTATCGCGTCCCAGTTGAACCGGGTTGTATTTATGCTCTGCCACATTCACGCAATAATTAATCTGGTTCACCGCATCGGTCAGTTCGTCGGGTGTGTATTCGCTGCGGGCGCTTTGCGTTTCTACAAATGCGGGGAGCAGGATGCTGAAACCGGCCATAAAGAATACGGCCCAGAACAGCAGCAGTTGCAGTGCGGGTGCAAGTGTGTGTGGCTGCCCGAAACGCTTGAATGTATTAAAACGCAGCAGGTAAATAAGCCAGAGAATAATGCCCAGTGCAGCCAGCAGGCCCACTACAACCTGATGTTCTGCGAGTGAAGATCGTGTGCGCGGATCGTCGGGTAAAATCCAGAAGGTGCCGTAAATTACCGCATAGCCGATGAGTGCGTACCAGAGGAAAAGATGCACGCGTGTGGCCCAGAGTGTGGGGTAATTAAGCAGCAGCCATTTGTCGAGCCGGTTGATGAACGCGGGAGCAAGCGGGCGGCGGCCGTTGGCGGTGGAGAAGAGGCGATTCATCAGAAAAGGCGTTTGGTGGAGTTGGAAATATCGCGGCAGTAGGTAATGGTAATGTTTTGCTGCACGAGATGGCTGAGCAGTTCCTGCGCGGTGTGTGTGTGCGATACGAGCGTGAAGAAGCCGCCGTTGAACTGCAGCTCCGCATCAAGTCCCTGCATGGCCAGTGTAACGGTATCGCGCGGCGAAGTGGTTTCGAGTTCGAGCGCATAACCGAGTGTGTGCGCCGAAGGTTGATCGCTTGTGAAAATACACTCGCCCTTGCGGATGAGCAGCACGCGGTCGGCCACTTTTTCCACTTCATGCAATTGCTGCGAGGTAAGCAATACAGCGAGTGGCCGGACCGAGGAAAGCGCGAGGAAGCGCAAATCGGTAAGCAGCGTTTGCTGGGCGTTGATGTCAAGATTAGCCAGCGGTTCGTCAAGAATCATTACCTGCGGCCGCATCAGCAGTACGCGTGCAATTTCAAAACGTGTGCGGTAGCCGCTGCTGATCTGGTTCCACGTAAGTTCGGCATACTCACTCAGGCCCAAACGCTCAAGCATAAAGTCAACCAGCAGCTCGTTTTCGCTGCCGGTAATGCCGGAGAGTGATGCCGAGAAGTGAAGATTATCGCGCAGCCGGCCAAACCAGCGCGGAATACGCTGCGGAATAAACGCCACTGCTGATTTTACGGCATAGTGGTTTTGCGCATTCAGCCCCGCATACTCAAGCGTGCCGCCGTTTATGGCCAGCTGTCCGGCAATGCAGCGCAGCAATGTGGTTTTGCCGTTGCCGTTTTCGCCTACTACGCCGGTAATTTCGCCCGCATTCAGTTGCAGGCTCACCGGCCTTAGGCTGAAGTTGCCACGGCTGTATGTTTTTGATACCTCGCGCACATTCACCAGCACAGGCTTTTCAGCCGCAGGTAAATGCTTTGGCAAGCGCGAAAAGAATTCGAGCGCAGCCGCTTTAAACGCTTCTCCGTGGCTGGAAAGCGTAGCCCGGTAGTTCCGGCTAATCGCAATTGCCTCGCGTATCAATTCCTGATTATTACTCTCAAGCGACATGTCGAGCAGCCTGCGCAATGCAAGCTCATAATCGCCATGCTGTAAGTAATGTTCGGCCGTATGTGCCATAAAGAAGCGGGTTAATCTGTTGCGCAGTACTATCGGGCGCAATAAAGGGTGAAACCTGTAGGATTATACCCCGTTATCAAACCGGGTGGGATTATTTACTAAACGAATTTACATCTTCCGCCGCCGAATATCAGCCGGCAACCCACGAATATTTATCTCGGCTGACTTTGGCTATTTGCGGCAATACATTTGAAAAGTACTTCAAAATAAAAAACGATGCATAATCTCAGATCACAAAAAAACAAAAAACAACCGCGCCTGAAAAGGATTGCAACGGCACTCATGCTGCTGGCGCTTCCGGCGCTTGCGCATGCCCAGCAATACAATCAGTGGGCATTTGGTATGAATGCCAGTTACAATTTTACCACACAGGCTCCCGTAACTCCCGCGCCAACAATTTCGACAATAGAAACCGCCGCCTCATGGTGTAACAATGCCGGGAATCTGTGGATTTATACCAACGGTAAAAACATTTATAATGCACAGTCGGGGTTAACCTGTGGTGGTTGTTTGAATGGCAACCCGAACTCCGCCACCAACAGTGCAATACAAGGCGTATTGATTTTGCCCAAAATCGGCGGGCCGGCAGATCAGTTCTACATATTTACAGTTTCTGATCGCGGTATATTATCAGGAAACATTAACTACGGGCTTACTTATGATGTATATAACGCAAGCAGCAATAGTATTAATGGCGAAACGTCTATGGGCTTTGCAATGAACACTTACGGTTCATTTACTACTGAAGCGCTTACGGCCATTCCGCACGCCAATGGTACTGACTATTGGGTAATTGTTAAATCGGTTGTTATTCCTCCCGGCACTCCAGGTGCTACCATTGGCTCTACTCCTCCTCCCAACCAGCCTGCTGGCGGTAACAACAACAGTTTGTATGCCTATCTCGTTACCGCAGCCGGTGTTACTCCGCAGCCAGTTGTTAGCAATGCCGGATTTGCATCTGATTATATGGGTGGTTTCAATTTGATACAAGAAATCAGATGCTCGCCCGACCGTCAGTTTGTGGCTGTAACAAACCGGACGGCAAGCAATGCGGGTTCTGTTTTTCTTTATCGGTTTAACGACGCCACCGGCGAGTTTGGCTACCTGCAAACGCTGCCCATGCCTGCCACTTATTGCCCGTGGAGTATTTCATTCAGCCCCAATTCGCGTGTACTTTATGCTACCGGTAATCATCCGGCCACATCGGCAACAGACCCTGCGGCTGAAACCCTTCGCCAGTTTGATCTAAGTACAGTGCCTTGTAGTCCTTCAGTAACACCAGCTTATTGCGATTATAATACAACCGTGCCTTTTAGCTCATCTTCTAAACTTACCAAACTACAACTTACGCCCGATGGCCGAATTTTCAGAACCCGCAAAGGTTCATATTACATCGACGTAATCAGCACACCAAACAATGTGGGTTGTGCCAACATGGGCTATCAGGCCACAGCCATTCAGGTTGCTACCTCAGGTACAAATAACAGCGAATTCTCGCTCCCCAACAACATCGACGCCAAAGCCGGTCCGGTAGGCACAACCGAGTGGCCCAAAACCACCACACTCACCAACACGCAGGACAAAGGCGTAATGACCGACCTCGACCAGTTTGGCGATATCTATTCGGCCGGTGAGTTTAAAGTCAGTACGCAGTTTGAAACAGTAAACATTACCGGCCATGTAAACGGCGCCATGTACTTAACCAAGTACGACAACTGCAACGGCCTTGAGTGGGTAGCCAAAGGTGTGCCCGCATTGCCCGGCGGTTCGGTTACCTGTACATCAATGAGCACAGGCCCGTCAATAAACAGCGTAATGGTAACGGGGCGTTTCAGTGGCCCGACCACATTTTCATCAGCGGTAAATGGTTCCGGTGTGCCGGTTTGTGGCACTGGTTTGTCGATCACAGGCGCCGGTATTTACATTGCCATTTACGATTTCAACGGGTGTTTGCTTGGCGTAAAAACCATTCAAAATGATGCAACCTACACGCACAACTCTTCACACATTACCATTGGTCGTTTGCTTGTACCCGCCACCGGCATCACCGAGAACCGCGTGTATGTAGCCGTAAATGAAACACCTGTAGCGGGCAACAACGACCGTGTGCGTGTTTTCTGTTTTGTACATTCATCGCCTGCTACGCTCACCAATGCGTGGGTAGTACCGCTGAAGTCTTCCTCATCAATTCTGGCTTACGACATCAGCAGCTACAAAACCACGGTTGCCGTAACCGGTCATTTTCAGCGCGATATTTCGTGGAACACCAACGTTACACCGTTTGCATCAGGTGCCAGCGGCATCAGCGAAGCGTTTGTAGCGTCGATGGCCGATGTAAACAACCTTGCTATCCCCAACAACATAGGCGCACTCACGGCCGGTTTTGATCCTGTTGTAACCACAAACAATTCGTATGGTATGGGTGTAAAAGTATATTCCACCAATGATGTATTGCTCACCGGCACCTACAACAATGCGGTGGCAAGCACATTCGGCACCGGTTTGGGTATGGCGGGCAACGGATCGTTTTCCTGTGCGTATGCCGTGCGCATGAACAGCACCACACCGGCCTCCAACTGGGTACGTTCGGTAATGTCTGACGGGTTTGCGTATGGTGTTGATATTACACAATCAGGCAGCATGGTTTACCTTACGGGTATGTGGGAAGGAACTACGTTTGGCATTAACGGCACCGTGTTGCCTACAGCCGTTCCGCTCAAAAATCACATGTATGTGGTGGGCATGGAAGTAAACGGCAGCTACACCACCGCTCCCTGCTGGCAAAACCATTCGTACCTGAACAGCGATCTTACCGATTTTGCCCGGCCAGCCCGTATTGCGGCTAATGCAAACTATGTATATGTAAACGGCGTGTACAAAGGCACCAACCAGATGGAAGACGACATTGCGTTCAACTCTCCGTTAACATCTACAGCGGGTACTTCCAACAGTTTTGTGTGGCGATATAATGTACCTAACGGCATGGCTTTACGCGAGAGCCAGGTGGCCGCCGCCGCCGCCGAATCGACAATGCAACTTTATCCCAACCCGGTAAACCAAACCTTGTTTTTAACGCTGGGCAATGCGGATACCGAAGCGGCTATTGAAGTGTACAACACTTCAGGGCAGGTAATTTATTCGGCACGCACCATGCAGAGCAATACTCAAATTGATGTGGCCGACTGGGCGCCGGGCATTTATCTGGTGCGCATGGTACGCAACGGCGAGGTGATTACAGAAAAAATCATTAAGCAATAACTGTGTAGTTTTTTCCCCACACAGTAAGCAGGGCGGTCGTTTCGGGGGCGAAACGGCCGCTTTTGCGTTTACCGTTTACCACACAGCAAGCCCATTTACATAAATTTTTCTGCAAGTTTCATTTTTTTGCTGTGTGTTTCTTAGGCTGGTGTATTTTAGCGTATGAACCGCATTCTTCTTCTG
The genomic region above belongs to Bacteroidota bacterium and contains:
- a CDS encoding T9SS type A sorting domain-containing protein — its product is MHNLRSQKNKKQPRLKRIATALMLLALPALAHAQQYNQWAFGMNASYNFTTQAPVTPAPTISTIETAASWCNNAGNLWIYTNGKNIYNAQSGLTCGGCLNGNPNSATNSAIQGVLILPKIGGPADQFYIFTVSDRGILSGNINYGLTYDVYNASSNSINGETSMGFAMNTYGSFTTEALTAIPHANGTDYWVIVKSVVIPPGTPGATIGSTPPPNQPAGGNNNSLYAYLVTAAGVTPQPVVSNAGFASDYMGGFNLIQEIRCSPDRQFVAVTNRTASNAGSVFLYRFNDATGEFGYLQTLPMPATYCPWSISFSPNSRVLYATGNHPATSATDPAAETLRQFDLSTVPCSPSVTPAYCDYNTTVPFSSSSKLTKLQLTPDGRIFRTRKGSYYIDVISTPNNVGCANMGYQATAIQVATSGTNNSEFSLPNNIDAKAGPVGTTEWPKTTTLTNTQDKGVMTDLDQFGDIYSAGEFKVSTQFETVNITGHVNGAMYLTKYDNCNGLEWVAKGVPALPGGSVTCTSMSTGPSINSVMVTGRFSGPTTFSSAVNGSGVPVCGTGLSITGAGIYIAIYDFNGCLLGVKTIQNDATYTHNSSHITIGRLLVPATGITENRVYVAVNETPVAGNNDRVRVFCFVHSSPATLTNAWVVPLKSSSSILAYDISSYKTTVAVTGHFQRDISWNTNVTPFASGASGISEAFVASMADVNNLAIPNNIGALTAGFDPVVTTNNSYGMGVKVYSTNDVLLTGTYNNAVASTFGTGLGMAGNGSFSCAYAVRMNSTTPASNWVRSVMSDGFAYGVDITQSGSMVYLTGMWEGTTFGINGTVLPTAVPLKNHMYVVGMEVNGSYTTAPCWQNHSYLNSDLTDFARPARIAANANYVYVNGVYKGTNQMEDDIAFNSPLTSTAGTSNSFVWRYNVPNGMALRESQVAAAAAESTMQLYPNPVNQTLFLTLGNADTEAAIEVYNTSGQVIYSARTMQSNTQIDVADWAPGIYLVRMVRNGEVITEKIIKQ
- the ygiD gene encoding 4,5-DOPA dioxygenase extradiol; protein product: MHRKHFLRLMGMLPLTGAAMQLQDLRRFSDTLSATDPMPVLFVGHGSPMNAIDDNVFSREMKAMGQKVPRPKAILMVSAHWETKGTFVTAQAMPPTIHDFGGFPQALFDVQYPAPGSKWLVDETKAAVKKTTVADSHEWGFDHGCWSVTRNMFPGADIPIIQISLDYSQPPQYHYDLAKELAVLRRKGVLIVSSGNMVHNLGRLVIPANGDLNAPYGLDWALEARSLFKKHIESGNHQALIGYKSLGQAVQLSVPTPEHYLPLLYTLALQEKTDQLSFFNDVAVAGSLTMTSVLIGKV
- the typA gene encoding translational GTPase TypA, with product MQQIRNIAIIAHVDHGKTTLVDKMLLQGKLFRENQDSGELILDNNDLERERGITILAKNVSVVYKGVKINIIDTPGHADFGGEVERVLNMADGVLLLVDAFEGAMPQTRFVLQKALQMGKKAILVINKVDKPNCRPDEVHDQVFDLFFNLNATEEQLEFRTIYGSSKHGWMGHDWKTPGEDISPLLDTILDYFPNAPQHEGTLQLQITSLDFSTFIGRIAVGRVFRGEVRENTPVTLVKRDGTLVKTRIKEVFVFDGLGKKKTDIVKAGDIVAVTGIDGFEIGDTIADFENPEGLPAISIDEPTMSMLFTINNSPFFGKEGKFVTSRHLRDRLYKELEKNLAMRIQETDSPDSYLVFGRGILHLSILIETMRREGYELQVGQPQVIIREIDGVKHEPVETLTVDVPEETSGKVIELVSQRKGEMLVMEPKGDLIHMEFEIPSRGLMGLRNNVLTATAGEAIMAHRFKAFEPWKGPIPGRIAGVLIAKDKGAAVAYSIDKLQDRGAFFVSPGEEIYGGQVIGEHIRPDDLVVNLVTEKKLTNMRASGSDDKVSIAPAIKHSLEEAMEYIQGDEYVEITPQSIRIRKIYLDPNERDRMKKKMAAES
- a CDS encoding ABC transporter ATP-binding protein, producing MAHTAEHYLQHGDYELALRRLLDMSLESNNQELIREAIAISRNYRATLSSHGEAFKAAALEFFSRLPKHLPAAEKPVLVNVREVSKTYSRGNFSLRPVSLQLNAGEITGVVGENGNGKTTLLRCIAGQLAINGGTLEYAGLNAQNHYAVKSAVAFIPQRIPRWFGRLRDNLHFSASLSGITGSENELLVDFMLERLGLSEYAELTWNQISSGYRTRFEIARVLLMRPQVMILDEPLANLDINAQQTLLTDLRFLALSSVRPLAVLLTSQQLHEVEKVADRVLLIRKGECIFTSDQPSAHTLGYALELETTSPRDTVTLAMQGLDAELQFNGGFFTLVSHTHTAQELLSHLVQQNITITYCRDISNSTKRLF